The following proteins are encoded in a genomic region of Ictalurus furcatus strain D&B chromosome 6, Billie_1.0, whole genome shotgun sequence:
- the zgc:92380 gene encoding keratin, type I cytoskeletal 15, whose product MSRGPRASSLGAEARFGRERSPVRFGASFNRMSSTGGAMHPGEEKETMRGLNERLAGYLGQVRLLEEANNKLEAQIKEVLKERRAAGQRDWSGYENALSTLRNQVKEMTLDNARLMLHIDNARLAADDFKVKLEAEIAVRQGVEQDITNLRKMIDDTHMTRMQLESEVEALTEELIFLKKSHEEDVASVKGQIRDATVDVQMDAAKGQDLSETIDKIRQQYAKAAQKNREETEAWYQAKFENISAEVSRNTDALQQGQSELSDLRRQKQQLEIELQGMHSMNRSLEDTLNDTVGHCSRNVNNHNMVIQQLEAELADVLTQVKRQGAEYEALINIKSKLEEEIAVYHSLLADTGLPSSGVPDFGLPENGDSRGMGAREDFNIKNTGPPEDANVIDNGAFEDANIGGVGLDGDGESVEFSLEQALSAEPRYLIPDPILNDEIVEEQTVVQKALELNSANTAMNKQYDQKEDGQGMEEDQVIEEEMEKEEETVNSVVEVQAEREPRTVSPVEDTVAEKEEEEEMVSLVEDILVEKEITESTVEDVNVEKVEETGSPVVHTQVEKVEDAVSPVVHTQVEKVEDAVSPVVHTQVEKVEDAVSPVVHTQVEKVEDAVSLVVDTQVEKVEEAVRTVVHTQVEKVEDAVSPVVHTQVENAASPVEDTEAKEEVELKPTAENINPEEEENQEEEEPENPEAEALQNVEE is encoded by the exons ATGTCGCGCGGACCAAGAGCATCGTCTTTGGGCGCGGAAGCGCGTTTTGGTCGCGAGCGCAGCCCGGTGCGCTTCGGTGCGAGTTTTAACCGCATGAGCAGCACCGGAGGCGCAATGCATCCcggagaggaaaaagagaccATGCGCGGGCTGAACGAGCGTCTGGCGGGTTACCTGGGCCAGGTGAGACTGCTGGAGGAAGCCAATAACAAGCTCGAGGCGCAGATTAAGGAGGTGTTAAAGGAGAGGCGCGCGGCCGGACAGAGAGACTGGAGTGGCTATGAGAACGCTCTCTCCACCCTGAGAAACCAG GTGAAAGAAATGACGCTGGATAACGCTCGCCTCATGCTACACATCGATAACGCCAGACTGGCCGCTGATGACTTTAAAGTCAA GTTAGAGGCGGAGATCGCTGTTCGCCAGGGAGTCGAACAGGACATCACGAACCTCCGGAAGATGATCGACGACACGCACATGACCCGCATGCAGCTGGAGAGCGAGGTCGAGGCTCTGACGGAGGAGCTGATATTCCTGAAAAAGAGTCATGAAGAG GATGTCGCGAGTGTGAAAGGCCAGATCAGAGACGCCACCGTGGACGTGCAGATGGACGCTGCGAAGGGCCAAGACCTCAGCGAGACCATCGACAAAATCCGCCAGCAATATGCAAAAGCGGCACAGAAGAACCGGGAGGAGACCGAGGCCTGGTACCAAGCCAAG TTTGAAAACATCTCAGCAGAGGTGAGCAGGAACACCGATGCTCTCCAGCAGGGACAGAGCGAGCTGAGCGACCTGCGCAGACAGAAACAACAGCTGGAGATCGAACTTCAGGGCATGCACAGCAtg AACCGCTCTCTGGAAGACACGCTGAATGACACGGTGGGACATTGCTCCAGAAACGTAAACAATCACAACATGGTTATCCAGCAGCTGGAGGCGGAGCTTGCGGATGTCCTCACCCAGGTGAAAAGGCAGGGGGCGGAGTACGAGGCTCTGATTAACATCAAGAGTAAACTGGAGGAAGAGATCGCTGTCTATCACAGTCTTCTGGCAGACACAGGACTGCCCTCCAGCGGTGTCCCCGATTTTGGATTACCTGAAAATGGTGATTCTAGAGGCATGGGAGCACGAGAAGATTTCAATATCAAGAATACTGGCCCACCAGAAGATGCTAATGTCATCGATAATGGTGCATTTGAAGATGCTAATATTGGAGGCGTCGGTTTGGATGGAGATGGCGAAAG tgtggaGTTCTCATTAGAGCAGGCTCTGAGCGCTG AGCCCCGGTACCTGATTCCTGACCCGATACTCAATGACGAAATCGTGGAAGAACAGACAGTCGTTCAGAAGGCCCTGGAGCTGAACTCTGCAAACACTGCCATGAACAAGCAGTACGATCAAAAAGAAGATGGACAAGGAATGGAAGAAGACCAAGTTATTGAAGAGGAaatggagaaggaggaggagacggTGAACTCGGTGGTGGAAGTTCAGGCGGAGAGGGAGCCCAGGACAGTGAGCccagtggaggacactgtagccgagaaggaggaggaagaggagatggTGAGCCTCGTAGAAGACATTCTGGTGGAGAAAGAAATAACAGAGAGTACTGTAGAGGATGTTAACGtggagaaggtggaggagaCAGGGAGTCCTGTGGTGCACACTCAGGTGGAGAAGGTGGAAGACGCAGTGAGTCCTGTGGTGCACACTCAGGTGGAGAAGGTGGAAGATGCAGTGAGTCCTGTGGTGCACACTCAGGTGGAGAAGGTGGAAGACGCAGTGAGTCCTGTGGTGCACACTCAGGTGGAGAAGGTGGAAGACGCAGTGAGTCTTGTGGTGGACACTCAGGTGGAGAAGGTGGAAGAGGCAGTGCGTACTGTGGTGCACACTCAGGTGGAGAAGGTGGAAGATGCAGTGAGTCCTGTGGTGCACACTCAGGTGGAGAACGCAGCAAGTCCTGTGGAGGACACTGAGGCCAAGGAGGAGGTGGAGTTAAAACCTACTGCGGAGAACATTAAtccagaggaggaggagaatcaggaagaggaggagcctgAGAACCCAGAGGCGGAGGCTTTACAGAACGTGGAAGAATGA
- the gpbar1 gene encoding G-protein coupled bile acid receptor 1, which translates to MDCVDQSEQEKLIIFITLPLSSIIILTNLLIIIGIACNRQLHDTPNYFFLSLLVADLCTGLALPFIPRMGLVRSLNFPSCLLVHIFPNFLFLSFLFNLVMVHYERYLCIVHPLHYSQFWVHRCFPVALLAVWIPPLLYASLPAFGWNNWTEKQLNLSLDANTSYILRKGEPAVSEHNCSNDEQDYCSYKQIFPKPFIYLEVYGLLLPAIFSILAMTGRVLWITRKQLSDICKLNRSVMSSETSEHEHHLNLRYAKCVALVSLTFLVCWVPYIVYLHVSVVLLQGGEKRSSSLNIILSCTGVGSMAVIPIILSLANRQYTEPVRNLLKKIRTRCARIQDLGDPS; encoded by the coding sequence ATGGACTGCGTGGACCAGAGTGAGCAGGAGAAGcttatcatcttcatcacccTGCCGCTGTcctccatcatcatcctcaccaaCTTGCTCATCATCATCGGTATCGCCTGCAACAGACAGCTCCATGACACGCCCAATTACTTCTTCCTGAGCCTGCTGGTGGCAGATCTCTGTACGGGCCTCGCTCTGCCCTTCATCCCTCGCATGGGTCTCGTTCGATCGCTGAACTTTCCGTCTTGCCTGCTCGTACACATCTTCCCcaatttcctcttcctgtcCTTCCTCTTCAACCTGGTCATGGTGCACTATGAGCGGTACCTGTGCATCGTCCATCCGCTGCACTACAGCCAGTTTTGGGTGCACCGCTGCTTTCCAGTTGCACTTTTAGCTGTATGGattcctcctctcctctatGCTAGTTTACCTGCCTTCGGATGGAATAACTGGACAGAGAAACAACTTAACCTCAGCTTGGATGCTAATACATCCTACATTTTAAGAAAAGGCGAACCAGCAGTAAGTGAACATAACTGTTCAAACGATGAGCAGGATTACTGCTCCTACAAACAGATTTTTCCCAAACCATTCATCTATTTGGAAGTCTATGGGCTGCTCCTGCCTGCCATCTTCTCCATCCTGGCCATGACAGGCCGAGTTCTCTGGATTACACGAAAGCAACTGAGTGATATCTGTAAGCTTAATCGCTCTGTGATGAGCAGCGAGACCTCAGAACATGAACATCACCTCAATCTGCGCTACGCAAAGTGTGTCGCTCTCGTCTCGCTCACCTTCCTGGTCTGCTGGGTGCCCTACATCGTCTACCTGCATGTTTCCGTCGTGTTGCTTCAAGGAGGTGAGAAGAGGAGCTCCTCCCTCAACATCATCCTCTCATGCACGGGAGTCGGCAGCATGGCCGTCATACCCATCATACTCAGTCTCGCCAACAGGCAGTACACAGAGCCAGTGCGCAATCTGCTTAAGAAAATCAGGACTCGCTGCGCTAGAATACAGGACTTAGGAGATCCTTCCTGA